In Candidatus Electrothrix scaldis, the genomic window CACTTCGCTCACCTTTCCAGATGGCGTTATACCCCAGTCCTTCATCGTAATTGGCTGTATAAAAATCCTGGCGGGAACGAAGGTAACGAAGAGAGGCCTGGTGATACTTATTATTATGGATCACATGATTGAGCAAACGGCTAATAGGAAATTGAGAGCCACGTTCAATGGGCATGACCAAGTTCTCCTGATTCATGCGCAGAAAGCCGGGAAATTTTACGCTCAGGTCATATTCCGGATCAAGAAACATTACCCAGAAATGATCATGAATCACATTCAGAGCGACCTGCCCACGACAGACTGGCCCACGAATGAAGGTCATGATAATATAATGGGCGTTATCCAGAAGAAATCGATACCGCGACACAGGCGGAATTTGCTCAAAAGCAATAAAGGGATTGGCACTCAGGTGAACATCGTAACCAACCTCATGCGGTTCCTCCTGCCACTGCGGCCTGATAAACAGTTCCTGAAAACGGGCCAGCATCCACCGGTCAAAATGAACCACCATATGCGTTTTATGGACGATGGTAGAGTGAATTTTGCGAAAACGATAAAAGAAGGTGTCCGTCTCAGGGTCATCATAAGGCCGCACTGTGGCAATCACATCCACAGGCTTTCCCGGAGCTGTTCTCGAACGGACGAGTTCATAATATTCACCCGTAGTTGTCCCGAATTTGATATGGGCAAGAAAATAATGCTCATAGAGATAACGAGCTGTCATCCTATGCTTCGGATCAGTACGATTGAGAAAGGACTCCCAGCGATTGATTTCCCTCTGATCTGCTAGTTTCGGCGTGATCAATTTTTGTTGTTGTGCCGGAGTTGGCCCCTTCCCTCCCTGGGCGAGCCAGCCAGCAATGAGCTGAAACTCATCCTCTTGTAATGGCGGAAAACCAAAAGGCATTCCACGGTTAGGATGCTTGTCAAGATAACTTCCCAGCTCAGCCCCATCCTCAGCACAGGTCAAATCCTCAGCCTCTGGTTGATACGTACCACTACTCTCAGGGTGATCCATCTTATGAGCAAGTAGCTGAAGCAGAATGGAGTCATTCAACCCAGGCTCGGCCTTATTCTCTGTCACCGTATGAAATCCCTTCGTCCGCCATTCTTCAGTCGATTGTGCATCAAAGAAAAGCCGCGAAGGATCCATAGTTTTCAGACGTTGAGCATTATAAACTGCCTCTTTGGAGGCCCCCCGGTCAAGCCCCTCGTAGGAGCTGAGCTTGAGTTGACAGGGTGAATTATAGCAGGAATGGCAGACCACGCAGCGTTTGTCCAGGATGGGCTTTATTTCACGCAAATAATCAATAGAATGGTCTGGAATCTGCACGTGAAGAGGAGGAGGCGGAACAGCGCAGGCTGTCAGCAACAGGTAGAGTAAGGTATACAAAAGAAGATTATTTGCGGACATAGGATACTCCGGTTATATTTCGTTGACTAAAATCTCCTCCATATACTACTTTTCCATAGACAAGTTCGTCAAGTCTTTGCCAAACCATATATCAATACTGTAACAGCACCCGCTTGTTTCAGACGCATTGAAGACATATGACTTTTTATTATATGGATTGAGCAATGCAGCACAGGGCTCATCCACCCTAGCCCTTCCTTACCCACTGTTTTCATGTTATAATAATAAGTTATTAACAAACCAGCCCCTGTATATTCGATATATTTATAGTGAAGGGCTCCATAACCATCAAAACAAAACCAAATAAATCTTTTTATTTTCAACCCCATAGAGTTGGTAAAATATGCTGAGCGTAACAGAACAAGCACTTGAGGCCCTCCGAGAACAAATTCCAAATCGTAACGTCAACACTGCTATCCGAATATATGTCCAGGGCGGTTGTTGCTCCGGGCCTCATCTTAAAATCTGCGTGGATCAAGCAAAGGAAGATGATCATATCGTCGATTTTATGGACCTCCGTTTTGTTATCAATCGGGACCTAATTACCTCCTGTGGCAGTATGACTGTGGATTTCATGCAGGAACGAACAAAATGCCGGTGTAGTGGCGGCTGTGGAGGTTTTTGCCTTAGCGGAAAAAAAAAATTCCTTTTCAGTGAACGATGTGATGGCACGGGACAATGCATGAAAATGTGCAAATGTGACGATCAATATGCAGAAGAGAAGCAACAATCCAAACATACAACCATTTGATTTTGTATATATTAAAAACAGCCACCACCAATAAACACTGCTTTTTCGTCCTATCCGTCGTCACTCGTGAGTCGCGAGTTTTCACTTCGCTTTAAAATATAAAAAGTACAAAATAGGAAGACTTCTCTAAAGAGAAAATATAAAAGAGCATACAAACTGTAAATGTCTACCAAACATTTAATCTTCACGATGAAGGAGTTTGTATGCTCACATATCTATATGACTCACTATACGGTTTTCGTAAAGTATTTTCCCGTCATCGCACCTGGTTAATCTTTGTGATGATAGTTTTGGGGTTCATCGGTAGCAGCGAAATGACAGGAGTTTCTTCCTTCTGCCGTTTTTGGCTGATAGACAATCAAGGGTACTCTAAGTTACTGGGACTTTTTCGTTCTTCAGCCTGGGAATTAAGTGGCTTGCTGGAATACTGGTCTGTTTTTGCTGTCTACCAACAACAGTCTGTTTTTTCGCAAGGTAGACTGGTTACACTGGGAGACCATACATATGTCCCCAAGGAAGGTCGCCGAATGCCCGGTGTTGTAACTTTACGCCAAGACTCTGAAACACAAAGCAAACCCTCGTATTTCAGAGGTCAGTGCTGGGGAGGCCTGGCTTTGGCCGTTGGCAGTTTGACAACTCCTTTTGCACTACCGTTAAATTTACGTCTGCATCAAGGCTCCATTCATTTAGGGGAAGCCAGAGAATCATCTTTGACTTTGGGAGAGCAGATGGTTCAAATGGCGATTGATTTTGCTCTTCAAACGAACCAGGGTGTTGTCTTGGTTCTGGATGCTTTTTTTTCTGTAGGTCCGGTGTTTCTGCTGGCTCAGGCAACCTGGCTGACGTCAATTGAAGCTCCTGCTGTTCATATTATTACAAAGGCAAAGAAGAATTATGTCGCATACTTCCAGGCGGATCCATCTCATTATACAGGAATAGGTCGTCCCTGTAAGTATGGAGAGCATATTCATCTGGCGGAAGTTTTTGACCATCTCCATTTGTTTCATAAAGTATCGGTCCGTATCTACGGACATATGGAGGAAATTTATATTTTTCACCTGGATTTATTATGGAAATCTACTCAAGGGCTGCTTCGTTTTGTTTTTGTCAAAACGTCACGTGGCCCCATTGTTCTTATGTGCAGTAACCTCGACCAGGACCCGATTGCTGCAATCGAACTCTATTGTCTCAGAACCCGCATAGAAACCATGTTCGATATGCTGAAAAATGTTCTCCATATCTTCCAATGTCACTTCTGGTCGAAAAAAATGCCGAAACATTCGAGGAAACCCAAAAGCAATAAAAATCAAAAGGCTCCACAGGCAGAAAACCAGAAAACGGTTCAAGCTTGCTGGGATGCTACTGAACGTTTTGTTAACCTTGGAGCAGTTTCCCTTGGTTTGCTTCAGTTAATCGCCCTCAAATTTCCAGAAGAAATATGGAGCAGATTTGAAGGATTCTTGCGGACCCGTTCTCGGGATATCCCTTCCGAGAGAACTGTCAAAATGGTGATTGCTAATTTTTTGGTACAGGATTTTCTCAAAGTCGCGCCAACAGCGACAATGCGAGAAATTCGTGCCAAGATTCTCAAGGGCGAATTTAAGAAAAAATTCCCTCAAACTGAACACCCCGTTAATCAACGGGCAGCTTGAAAATTCATAGTTTTAAGCAAAATTGATTGACACGGCTGTTTCATCATGTGGAGCAGTACAAACTCACGACTGTCGAGGTCGTCAAAACATAGAGATGACAAGCTTTTCATCAAAAGACATGCTCTTCTGTCATTTTTCCAGAATATAAAAAGATAGACAGGGTAACAACAGGCAATGCCAGGTCTTCATCCAAGCTTTCTGGTCATAGCCTGAAAATCAAACCTCACTATACAAGGAGCCCCCCATGAAGAAACAAACTGCTCTCTTCATCTTAGCTTTATTAAGCATCTGTTCTGTTCATGCTTTTGCTGCAAATGATGATTCACGTCGTGGAGAAAGACGGCAAAGACAACCACCGCCAGAGGCCTATACAGCCTGTGAGGGAAAGAAGAGTGGGGATACGGCTGAGCTCACAGGACCAAGAGGAGACACTGTCACAGGCACCTGTGTGC contains:
- a CDS encoding fatty acid cis/trans isomerase, whose amino-acid sequence is MSANNLLLYTLLYLLLTACAVPPPPLHVQIPDHSIDYLREIKPILDKRCVVCHSCYNSPCQLKLSSYEGLDRGASKEAVYNAQRLKTMDPSRLFFDAQSTEEWRTKGFHTVTENKAEPGLNDSILLQLLAHKMDHPESSGTYQPEAEDLTCAEDGAELGSYLDKHPNRGMPFGFPPLQEDEFQLIAGWLAQGGKGPTPAQQQKLITPKLADQREINRWESFLNRTDPKHRMTARYLYEHYFLAHIKFGTTTGEYYELVRSRTAPGKPVDVIATVRPYDDPETDTFFYRFRKIHSTIVHKTHMVVHFDRWMLARFQELFIRPQWQEEPHEVGYDVHLSANPFIAFEQIPPVSRYRFLLDNAHYIIMTFIRGPVCRGQVALNVIHDHFWVMFLDPEYDLSVKFPGFLRMNQENLVMPIERGSQFPISRLLNHVIHNNKYHQASLRYLRSRQDFYTANYDEGLGYNAIWKGERSADAPLLTVYRHFDSASVHRGVLGGLPRTLWVIDYPLLERIYYSLVAGFDVYGTLGHQTSVRLYMDKLRREGELGFLNFMPVEKRGEMQSAWYIGAEDTQVDAMAPFMPAAISFTSDDPKREFIEHIVTKEIPASAGIGFDPINYLKDDGRYNQGPAHLETDQDILRGFRSVTGPNSALLSYFNSYNANLAFVRIERENRKDACFTLVVNRWHDNVSYYAMILEKRVLNASKDRMDILPGFVGSYPNYFFKIHEKDLPDFLALLSAKEQVSEEEVDRFVRYGINRADPQFWQEYDWFQQRFFEEQPVEAGLFDLNRYYPLARIRE